The following proteins are encoded in a genomic region of Gossypium hirsutum isolate 1008001.06 chromosome D05, Gossypium_hirsutum_v2.1, whole genome shotgun sequence:
- the LOC121203408 gene encoding receptor kinase-like protein Xa21, with protein sequence MLKKLELSHNLFSGPIPKTLGNLRHLERFRIVNNNFITGSATDHEWSFLSSLSNCRHLRKIAVSGNPLSGVLPTYIGNLSKSFQYFYAHNCELQGIIPMEIGNLTNLLLLQLGYNKLSGLIRASIGGMRNLQGLFLSSNKLGGPISESLCGLERLYKMYLGLNKLHGPIPSCLGNITSLGYLYLNSNRLSSAIPSNLWNLKDILEIDLSSNHLHNSHAIDVGNLRSLLKLNLSRNLLTGDVLCTFGGLQTLVSLDLSNNILHGHIPESFDGLISLEFLDLSNNNLSGVIPKSLEKLLYLKYFNVSFNRLEGEIPSKGCFSNFSSTSFMRNYALCGPPRLLVPPCKNDIHKNSQMIILHAFRYGLPTIGIVIVLLVLTIMYRRCRRRSTTLPIKDDLLSLKTPRRISYAVLSRATNGFEESNMLGSGSFGCVYKGRLSDGMEVAIKVFNLQTEGAFRSFDIECDAMRNIVHRNIVKVITCCSSVDFKALVLDYMSNGNLEKWLHSENCFLDIIQRVDIMIDVAVAIEHLHNGHPTPIIHCDIKPSNILLDEDMVAHVGDFGVAKLLGEGEVMKQTMTLATTGYMAPGEFFFYFCMIIFLICILYFCFMCMWIYI encoded by the coding sequence ATGCTTAAGAAACTAGAGTTGTCACATAACTTATTCTCTGGTCCAATCCCTAAAACACTTGGCAACTTAAGACACCTTGAACGGTTCCGAATCGTAAACAATAATTTCATCACAGGATCTGCTACTGATCATGAGTGgagctttctttcttctttatcgAATTGCAGGCATTTGAGAAAAATAGCGGTTTCAGGAAATCCATTGAGTGGCGTTCTTCCTACTTATATCGGGAACCTTTCAAAATCCTTTCAATACTTTTATGCCCATAATTGTGAGCTTCAAGGCATTATTCCTATGGAAATAGGTAACTTAACCAACCTATTGCTTTTACAACTTGGCTATAATAAATTAAGTGGATTGATTCGAGCATCAATAGGAGGAATGAGAAATCTCCAAGGTCTATTTCTTTCCTCTAATAAATTAGGAGGGCCTATCTCCGAAAGCCTCTGTGGTTTGGAGAGACTATACAAGATGTATTTAGGGTTGAATAAGCTGCATGGACCCATACCCTCTTGTTTGGGTAATATTACTTCTTTGGGATATCTTTACTTAAATTCCAACAGATTGAGTTCCGCAATACCCTCAAATTTGTGGAATCTTAAAGATATCTTagaaatagatttatcatcaaacCATCTTCACAATTCACATGCTATTGATGTTGGAAATTTGAGGAGTCTACTGAAACTAAATTTATCAAGGAATCTTCTCACGGGCGATGTCTTATGCACATTTGGGGGTCTTCAAACTTTGGTTTCATTagatttatcaaataatatactACATGGTCATATCCCTGAATCATTTGATGGGTTGATTAGTTTGGAATTCTTGGATTTATCCAATAACAATCTCTCTGGAGTCATTCCCAAATCTTTGGAAAAGCTTTTATATCTAAAGTATTTTAATGTGTCATTCAATAGACTTGAAGGGGAAATTCCCAGCAAAGGATGTTTTTCAAACTTTTCTAGCACATCATTCATGAGGAATTATGCACTTTGTGGTCCACCTAGATTGCTAGTCCCACCTTGCAAAAACGACATCCACAAAAACTCCCAAATGATTATATTGCATGCTTTTAGGTATGGTTTACCAACAATTGGTATTGTCATAGTACTATTAGTCTTAACTATTATGTATAGAAGATGCCGGCGAAGGAGTACAACTCTACCAATTAAAGATGATTTGCtgtctttgaaaacaccgagaaGAATTTCATATGCTGTACTTTCAAGAGCAACTAATGGATTTGAGGAAAGCAATATGCTTGGTTCAGGGAGTTTTGGATGTGTATATAAAGGGAGGCTTTCAGATGGAATGGAAGTTGCAATAAAAGTTTTCAATTTGCAAACAGAGGGAGCATTTAGGAGTTTTGACATTGAATGTGATGCTATGCGTAATATAGTTCATCGTAATATTGTGAAGGTCATTACTTGTTGTTCAAGTGTTGACTTCAAAGCCTTGGTGCTTGATTACATGTCTAATGGAAACCTTGAGAAATGGTTACATTCTGAAAATTGTTTCCTTGATATCATACAAAGGGTCGACATAATGATAGATGTTGCGGTAGCTATAGAACACCTCCACAATGGACATCCAACACCTATAATTCATTGTGACATAAAACCAAGCAATATTTTACTAGATGAAGACATGGTTGCACATGTTGGAGATTTTGGCGTTGCCAAATTGTTGGGAGAGGGTGAAGTAATGAAACAAACCATGACTCTTGCAACAACCGGGTATATGGCACCAGGtgaattctttttttatttttgtatgattattttcctaatttgcattttatatttttgtttcatgTGTATGTGGATTTATATTTGA
- the LOC107902286 gene encoding putative receptor-like protein kinase At3g47110: MDYNTCFHLLLALFIPCSVLCLAITVRNLNSDQFALLEFKDRIAGPQNVMANNWTASTSVCNWIGVSCGILHKRVIALNLTSMNLRGTIPPHLGNLSFLLSLDLSSNHFYGHLPKELGHLHRLRILQLSYNRLNGEIPSWLGNLQRVRRLEMKNNNFTGTIPETLVNMSNLEILNLGFNQLSGQVPSSIFNIS; this comes from the coding sequence ATGGACTACAACACTTGCTTTCATCTTCTTTTAGCTTTATTCATACCATGTTCCGTACTTTGCTTGGCTATAACAGTCAGGAATCTCAACTCTGATCAATTTGCACTTCTCGAGTTCAAGGATCGCATTGCCGGTCCTCAAAATGTCATGGCAAACAATTGGACGGCCTCAACCTCTGTTTGCAATTGGATTGGTGTTTCTTGTGGCATCCTCCATAAAAGAGTTATAGCTTTGAATCTTACAAGCATGAATCTTAGGGGTACTATCCCTCCACACCTTGGAAATCTTTCATTTCTACTCTCTCTAGACTTGAGTAGCAACCATTTCTATGGCCATCTCCCTAAAGAATTGGGCCACTTGCATCGTTTGAGGATCCTTCAATTAAGCTACAACCGTCTGAATGGGGAAATTCCATCATGGCTTGGGAACTTACAAAGAGTTCGAAGGCTGGAAATGAAGAATAATAACTTTACAGGCACAATCCCTGAAACACTTGTTAACATGTCTAATCTAGAGATCTTGAACTTGGGATTCAATCAATTATCTGGTCAGGTTCCATCTTCCATCTTCAACATTTCATAA